Proteins co-encoded in one Methyloterricola oryzae genomic window:
- a CDS encoding GtrA family protein, with the protein MKVILRKFILFVAVGGTATAIQYLILILLVQFRHWHPTWASTLGFIVSSLFNYALNYAITFKSTRGHLSALPRFVFMAGTGLGLNGLILEAGLRYSAWPYIGIQLAATVVVLFWNFVASLTWTFAAPKPKPAPPSRRGKRSQPAKRKPQPSKRKDRRK; encoded by the coding sequence ATGAAGGTCATACTGCGCAAATTCATATTGTTCGTGGCCGTGGGCGGCACCGCCACGGCCATCCAGTACCTCATCCTGATCCTGCTGGTCCAATTCCGGCACTGGCACCCGACCTGGGCATCGACCCTGGGTTTCATCGTCAGCTCGCTATTCAACTATGCGCTGAACTACGCCATTACCTTCAAATCCACGCGGGGCCACCTGTCCGCACTGCCTCGTTTCGTGTTCATGGCAGGAACGGGACTTGGATTGAACGGCCTGATTCTCGAAGCAGGCCTGCGGTACAGCGCATGGCCCTACATCGGGATCCAATTGGCGGCCACCGTCGTGGTGCTATTCTGGAACTTTGTGGCCAGCCTGACCTGGACATTCGCCGCGCCGAAGCCCAAGCCGGCTCCGCCCTCACGGCGCGGAAAGAGAAGCCAGCCGGCGAAGCGCAAACCGCAGCCATCAAAACGCAAGGACAGACGAAAATGA